A single window of Flavobacteriales bacterium DNA harbors:
- a CDS encoding serine hydroxymethyltransferase — MRRDQQVFDLIQEEYKRQLEGLELIASENYVSQQVIDAMGSCLTNKYAEGLPGKRYYGGCEVVDQVENLAINRLTELFGAAWANVQPHSGAQANAAVMLATLKPGDTILGFDLSHGGHLTHGSPVNFSGKLYRPTFYGVEKETGTINYDKVAETARQEKPKLIICGASAYCRDWDYARLRAIADEVGALLLADISHPAGLIASKLLNNPLPHCHIITSTTHKTLRGPRGGVIMMGQDFDNPYGLKTPKGEIRKMSSLLDSAVFPGTQGGPLEHVIAAKAVAFGEALSNDYKSYCQQVITNAQAMAKAFVDKGYQVISGGTDNHLMLIDLRSKNVTGKDAENALVRAEITVNKNMVPFDDKSPFVTSGIRIGASAITTRGFKVEQALEVVDLVDEVVTHINDEARIKAVAEKVKSLTHSYPLFASEATANA, encoded by the coding sequence ATGCGAAGAGACCAGCAAGTTTTCGACCTCATCCAGGAAGAATACAAAAGGCAGCTAGAAGGACTTGAACTGATCGCCTCAGAGAACTATGTCAGTCAACAGGTAATTGACGCCATGGGTTCCTGTTTAACCAACAAGTACGCCGAAGGCCTTCCCGGGAAACGCTACTATGGCGGTTGTGAAGTAGTTGACCAGGTGGAAAACCTGGCGATCAATAGGCTCACGGAATTGTTCGGAGCAGCATGGGCAAACGTGCAACCTCACTCCGGTGCACAAGCCAATGCCGCCGTTATGTTGGCGACACTGAAACCCGGTGACACCATCCTTGGTTTTGACCTTTCACACGGAGGCCACCTCACACACGGGTCACCCGTGAACTTCAGCGGCAAACTTTACCGTCCGACATTCTACGGGGTTGAAAAGGAAACCGGAACCATCAATTACGACAAGGTGGCTGAAACAGCACGCCAGGAAAAACCCAAACTGATCATTTGCGGTGCTTCAGCTTACTGCCGCGATTGGGACTATGCAAGATTACGTGCCATTGCAGATGAAGTGGGTGCCTTGTTGCTCGCCGACATTTCCCACCCGGCAGGATTAATCGCCTCGAAATTACTGAACAATCCTTTGCCTCATTGCCATATCATCACGTCCACCACACATAAGACCCTTCGCGGACCCCGCGGCGGTGTAATTATGATGGGACAGGATTTTGACAACCCCTATGGCTTGAAAACCCCGAAAGGTGAAATCCGAAAAATGTCTTCCCTATTGGATTCAGCGGTATTTCCGGGAACACAGGGCGGCCCCCTGGAACACGTAATCGCTGCCAAAGCCGTTGCCTTCGGTGAAGCTTTGTCAAATGATTACAAGTCATACTGCCAACAGGTAATCACCAATGCCCAGGCCATGGCAAAGGCATTTGTAGACAAAGGTTACCAGGTAATTTCTGGAGGCACCGACAATCACCTGATGTTGATTGACCTTCGTTCAAAAAATGTTACCGGTAAGGATGCAGAGAATGCGCTGGTACGCGCGGAAATCACCGTAAACAAGAACATGGTTCCGTTTGATGACAAATCACCCTTTGTTACATCCGGCATCCGCATTGGTGCTTCGGCCATCACCACACGTGGTTTCAAAGTAGAGCAAGCGCTTGAGGTGGTGGATCTGGTGGATGAGGTGGTAACCCACATCAATGACGAAGCCCGCATCAAAGCCGTGGCGGAAAAGGTGAAAAGCCTCACCCATTCATACCCGCTTTTTGCTTCAGAGGCAACGGCCAACGCCTGA